Below is a window of Osmia bicornis bicornis chromosome 8, iOsmBic2.1, whole genome shotgun sequence DNA.
tatacgaTTGTCacctttcttatttttaatttaatatcgaTAAATTTCGTACTTTGGTATGATGATATTAAGAAGCTGTCAGGAGAGAAGTGAATCCGGTTTTCAAACACGTTTGTAACGTATAACAGTTAGAAATTTGGTTGATGGGTTCCTATTAATTCTTTCCTtatgaagaatatttttttctttaaaatactaacgaaaaaattatgaagattctattgaaatattattaaacataGATAGGAGGAATTTAATTTGCCTTGAACGATTGAACTCTATGAATCTCCATACTGGGACTGACTACTTTCACCATGAACTCTCACTGAGACTCCATAatattttagtattttaaaatgtacaatttattttcaaacatccataataaataaaagatatatctttttttacaattacactacttgtattatattaatattcaatttaatttaatttatttacaagtATTCATCCTctataattttgatattttttaaatataaaattattaaaaatttcagatttgcttttaaatatctgtaataaaaatcaatatctttattattatttattacagcttggtattttttcatgaatctcaatttaattaaatttattaactaGCATTCACcctttttcaatataaaattattaaaaattaccaATATACTCTATTACCACAGGATAGTTAAGTTACACTGTTTCGATAAACACAGTATCTTCAGAAGGAAAGATAGGATTGTGTGAAACGCAATtagatactgttattctagaACCGGCACATGGTCATTTAGCGCTCCTGATAATTGTGCAGGTGGCTGGTGATGAACAATCATACACGGTCAAAGATGTAGGAGTCTACTATGAATCACTGTGCCCCGATAGCATACGATTCATCAAGAATCAATTGGTACCAGCGTACGACGCCGTGAAGGATCACATTCGAGTTACACTCGTTCCTTATGGCAAAGCTTCggtgagaaatatttttaataaaaacaactctgtCTATCAATTCTTCGTTacctaataaaaataatatttagaaGCTTCGTTTAGCACACACtgagaaattattaattttcaaattgcaatttcCATCGCTcgatggaaattaaattttagaattttcagACTTTTACTGTTCTATTTATTAACTCTTTGTtatctaataaaaataatatttagaaGCTTCGTTTAGCACACACtgagaaattattaattttcaaattgcaatttcCATCGCTcgatggaaattaaattttagaattttcagACTTTTATTGTTCTGTCTATGAACTCTTTGTtatctaataaaaataatatttgaaagcTTCGTTTAGGACACACtgagaaattattaatttccaaattgCAATTTCCATCGTTcgatggaaattaaattttagaatcttcaGACTTTTACTGTTCTGTCTATGAACtctttgttaattaataaaaataatatttggaAGCTTCGTTTACGACACACtgagaaattattaattatcaaattacaATTTCCATCGCTcgatggaaattaaattttagaattttcagACTTTTATTGTTCTATCCATTAACTCTTCATTACCTAATGCAAATAATATTTGGAAGCTTCGTTTAAGACACActgataaattattaattttcatattgcAATTTCCATCACTcgatggaaattaaattttagaatcttcaGACTTTTACTGTTCTGTCTATGAACTCTTTGTtatctaataaaaataatatttggaAGCTTCGTTTAGGACACActgataaattattaattatcaaattgcAATTTCCATCACTcgaaggaaattaaattttagaattttcagACTTTTACTGTTCTATTTATTAACTCTTTGTtatctaataaaaataatatttgaaagcTTCGTTTAGGACACACtgagaaattattaatttccaaattgCAATTTCCATCACTcgatggaaattaaattttagaatttaatttaaagtaaaatttgcaaatttgcaGCCTCttgttttctataattttattgataattatCTAGCATATTtgagaaataatttatacataattattaaatgtgtagCACAAACGGAACGCTGCAACCGAAGAATGGGAATTTGCTTGCCAGCACGGACCTAAAGAATGTCAAGGAAACATGGCTCAAGCTTGTGCCTTACACGAGATTCAAAACAAGGAACCGGCTGAAAAGGTTCAACAACTCAGCGTATCTCTTGTTGGTTGTGTAATGTCAGCGAGAAATCCAGCGTCGTCCGTGCCACAGGTAATTTGTTTTTCTCTCGGATGAAAAGTAACATCCTGAAGGTAATTATTGGTCACAGAAGGCTAGTTTCCCTTAGCCAGGGAAATGCGTTCCTTGCGTAATTTCGAGGCTGAGAGATAGCTATCAGTTAATTGACGGTCATTTACATGTTGCATagttaattagaaattagaaaaataactttggaattttttaattgttgaTTGAaagtattcaatttttcagagaatgtaaatataactttcaatttcatattctaatttttatattcatattctATACTGTTAGGACATTGATGGgtatattgaaaatatcattttttattacatatgcaaaatttatgttaatatCTATTCATGTTTTGAGATATTTAACGTATTAGTATCACCCCTGGTCTACCCTTCCTCTATACCCAGGGTCGCGAAAATATTTGCTCGGGTAAAGGGGTTCGCCAAATGGAAaactaagattctaaaattcaaaaattttaagattctaaaattctaagattctaaaattctaagattctaaaattctaagattctaaaattctaagattctaaaattctaagattctaaaattctaagattctaaaattctaagattctaaaattctaagattctaaaattctaagattctaaaattctaagattctaaaattctaagattctaaaattctaagattctaaaattctaagattctaaaattctaagattctaaaattctaagattctaaaattctaagattctaaaattctaagattctaaaattctaagattctaaaattctaagattctaaaattctaagattctaaaattctaagattctaaaattctaagattctaaaattctaagattctaaaattctaagattctaaaattctaaaattctaaaattctaagattctaaaattctaaaatatctattcaatattttgaaatatttaacgtGTTACTACCACCCCCGATCTACCCCTCCTTTACACCCAGGGTCGCGAAAATATTTCCTAAAGTAAAGGGGGTCGTCAATTGGAAAAGTTTAAAAAGCCTTGATTAAGCACCCTCTGGGAAATGACTAATTTTCAAATCTAATAGACTAATATAAAATTACGAATGGTGTCTTCTGATTTgctcaaaatattaattaatgttcCAGTGTGCCCAGAGTGTAGGACTTAGCCAGGAAACTAAAACGAGCATCGACCAATGCATCAGTGGTTCTAAATCGAAAGAGCTGTTGGTTGCAAATGGCGAGAAAACAGACGCCTTGAACCCTCCCCTCTCTTTCGTTCCAACGATCACTATTAACGGagtaagtaattaattaaatcgaaGAATCTTAAATAAAAAGCCTTCATCATTCCtcccccttttcttttttcaggtGACCTCGAAGGAGATTCAAAACAAGGCGTTGAGTAATTTCTTGAAACTTATCTGTGACATGATACCTCAGGACTCGCGTCCAGATAAATGCAGCACTGCCTAAAAATTGACACTAATAAATTGCTTAGAAATAACATTAAATTTGATGCAACGAATTTGGAAAATAACAGAGTGAAAGAATACAAGAAAATTGAGATTAAGATTAAATAAAAcgattaaattcttttttaaataagagAGTTGAAACCAACGGTAAAATCCTAAAAATCCAGGTAAAAGTacttataattataatcagAATCATtgtatttaatgattaatatATACAAGCATTtatgtacaaaaatatatCTGATTCCATCTGTGTATAAAAATCAAGTATAAAAAGATGGGAACAAGTCTTTGGAAGTATAGTAAACCTCTGTATAACATAATGAATATAAAAGTAGTTAATACATATTTTCGTCttataatgttaaataaacaTTGCGTTATACAGAGGTGTACCTTATGGCAACGAGTTGCCATGAGATCGATTAGAGTATTCTTCAAAATTCATCTCAACCATCGATGAATACAGCATCATCCAGGTTGCTCAGTTCGAGAAATTGTTGCTCGATATCGGAGCCTAGCTCCTGGAAATCAGGAACTTCATCTTCCACTTGGTATcctgaaaaataatatcacAATGTAGGtatttggaatttttgaaCATATCAAAATTCTCGAGAATTAGAATAGGATTTCAAAAGAATGTCGAAGTTcctattttcttaatttataatcCAAAGCTTAACTAATCACacgttataaataaaaaaggcaCATATGGTAATGTTTCATGGAAGGAACAATTATAGGTAAAGGGTTGAGGTGTGGAACCTCTCTCTAAAAATAGACActcatgaaataattaaaattcatttaaagaTCGAAAGTAACTGATTGAAGCCTAAACAATGACacgttataaataaaaaaggcaCATATGGTAATGTTTCATGGGAGGAACAATTATAAGTAAAGGGTTGAAGGGTGGAACCTCTCTCTAAAAATAGACACTCatgaaatcattaaaattcatttaaagaTTGAAAGCAACTGATTGAAGCCTAAACAATGACacgttataaataaaaaaggcaGATATGGTAATGTTTCATAGAAGGAACAATTATAAGTAAAGGGTTGAGGGGTGGAACTCCTCTCTAAAAATAGACActcatgaaataattaaaattcatttaaagaTCGAAAGTAACTAATTGAAGCCTAAATAATGACACGTTACAGGTAAAGGGTTAAGGAATGAAACCCCCTCCTACTGAAAATAGACACtcatgaaataataaaaattataaaagtaataacattgtataatttttcatatacATACATCATTAACCCTTTGGGTTAATTCTTAAGCTTGTACAGAgtatcattaatttaaattaaatccTTCCCTCccatatattataaatctttAATGTCTACATTTATAGCTGATTTTgatatcaaaaatataatgtaaagagAAAGAAACAGGGGTAGCTACCCTTATAGATTTATAACAAGTATCTGCTCTTATTAGTCCATCTGTTATTCTTTCGAGTATTCTTTTTGGTCAGGAGAGGGTTTTGGTGATCTAAGAAGGATGATCAATATGGTATTTTCGTTCGGATAAAAATCGCGGCCGCGAGGGCTGGAATTTAAAAGGGCGCGCGTGTGTCGCACGTGGCAAGTAGTGTCGTATGTTTTGGCGCGTGCGTACGTGCGTGTGCTCCAGCGAAAAAAGCGTGGAATATTATTTTAAGACTCGGTGTGGGGTAAACGCGTAAAGCGGCGAACCTCCTCTGAGATTAAGCATGGAGGACCTAGCGTACTGTCATCATCGGCTTCGTTACCATTCAACGGGACAGAAAAAGGCAGCACGCGCGGACCCTGTACAATAATCATTTCAAAACGAACaacttctttccttttttttaagtCACTCGTGGTCATTGGagtaattagaatttttccATGGAGAGGGGTAAGTTCCTGAGTTGTTAACAGTGATGaggattttttattttgccaggggatcttagaatcttagaatttttgaatttgggAATATTAGAAGTTTAGGAACTTAATATCTTGAAATTGTGGAATTTTGGAGTATTAGAAATTTGGAACTTTAAAATCGTAGAATTTGGGAATTTTGGAATATGAGAATTTTAGGACTCCAAAAGCTTGGAATTTGGGAACTTTGGAATATTGGAATTGTAGATCTTAAAAACTTgaaatttgggaatttttaaatattagatTCTTAGGACCCTAAAATCTTGGAAtattagaatcttagaatcttacaatcttgaaatttgggaattttggaatatcagaattttagaatcctAAAAGCTTGGAATTTGGGAACTTTGGAATATTGGAATTGTAGATCTTAAAAACTTgaaatttgggaatttttaaatattagatTCTTAGGACCCTAAAATCTTGGAAtattagaatcttagaatcttacAATCTTGGAATTTgggaatttggaaattttggaGTATCAAAATTTTAGAACCTTGAACACTTAGAAactcagaattttagaatcctAAAATCTTGGACCCTgagaatttttgaataatagaattttagaaccctaaaatcttagaatcttaaaattttggaatattagaattttagaagcttaaaatcttagaattttggaattctagAACCTTAAAATcttggaactttgaaattttgtaatattagaACTTTAAAACCCTAAAATCTTGGAcccttagaattttagaacccTAAAATCTTGGACccttagaattttggaatattagaattttagaacccTTAAATCTTGGTAccttaaaattttggaatattaaCATTTTAGAAGCTTgaaatcttagaattttagaattctagaatcttaaaattttggaactttgaaatattgtaatattatatttttagaagcctaaaatctaaaaattttgcaattctgcaatattagaattttagaaccttAAAACCTTAGATTTGTACAGTTTCAAAACGCGAGAATCTTGGAGAGGCAAAAACATTCCTAAAACGTTAACACTTTTTCTCTTACCTGTACCGTCCACGTGCGAGCTGACGTCGTCGATGAGAAAACGCTTCACCGACTCGATCGG
It encodes the following:
- the LOC114877102 gene encoding gamma-interferon-inducible lysosomal thiol reductase-like, with product MRCYLFTSSCSLAVFFAFLSLVAGDEQSYTVKDVGVYYESLCPDSIRFIKNQLVPAYDAVKDHIRVTLVPYGKASHKRNAATEEWEFACQHGPKECQGNMAQACALHEIQNKEPAEKVQQLSVSLVGCVMSARNPASSVPQCAQSVGLSQETKTSIDQCISGSKSKELLVANGEKTDALNPPLSFVPTITINGVTSKEIQNKALSNFLKLICDMIPQDSRPDKCSTA